From the genome of Populus alba chromosome 10, ASM523922v2, whole genome shotgun sequence, one region includes:
- the LOC118045466 gene encoding CLAVATA3/ESR (CLE)-related protein 25 — protein sequence MGGSGRSCSLSFKVLLGGIATVVFVMLLLVGALEGGAASKMTTSRLNSAQATQNDLKDDHEKDVIGREKLVYNSELDLNYMMSKRRVPNGPDPIHNRRAGNSKRPPGRA from the exons ATGGGTGGTAGTGGTAGAAGTTGCTCTTTGTCTTTCAAGGTGTTGCTCGGGGGGATTGCAACGGTGGTGTTTGTAATGCTCTTGTTGGTTGGAGCCTTGGAAGGTGGAGCAGCGTCCAAAATGACAACCAGCAGGCTAAATAGTGCCCAGGCTACTCAAAATGACCTGAAAGATGATCATGAAAAGGATGTGATAGGAAGAGAGAAGCTTGTTTACAATTCGGAGTTGGATCTCAACTACATGATGAGCAAGAGAAGAGTTCCTAACGGTCCAGATCCTATTCACAACAG GAGAGCAGGGAACTCCAAACGACCACCAGGACGAGCTTAG